The DNA segment ATTACTGATTGTTGGTACTTTATATAAGCCTGGTCAACATTGAAATCATAAATAATCTTCTCTTTTAATCCCCATGGCGCAAGGCTTATTTTTTCCCGGTTGTTGACAATATTCCTTACCTCAGAGATAATTTCTTTTTCTTCTGTGAGGAGCTGTTTGCCGGCTGAGTCCATAGGCTTCCATCCCCCTTTAAAAAAAGGCGAATGACTGGCGGTAAGGTTATCCCCACTTTGATATTCCTTATAAAAGGTTCCAAAAGAAGAATACCAGATTGGGGTTGTTTTAATATCTGCTCTAAGATGTACTTTTATATTGTGAGCGGCATACACTCGGGACAGAAGAGCGATGAAATCCTGGGTATGCGGTCGTGTTTCTCCTCCAATGTGCACTTGTCCCTGTTCAAAAGGTGCAAGTTTTCGTTTAAAGACTCTGGCTTTGGCTTCACCCAAAATAGCAATTGTAAGCGAATTAAATGCAACCTCTGGATCATTAGCGTCTTTTGGGTTTAATTGGTCCCGGTAGCCTGCGGTCATTAAGGAAAACTCCTCTGCCCATTTCTCAAGAGAATATGAGGCAACTATTTCTTCAGAGAGTACGATTTCTTGCCACTCTTTTCCATAGGGGTTAATTTCAAGCCTTTTTGAACTCATTATCTTCCTCCAAAAAAAAATTAATCTATGAATTTAAGTTCATGAAGTTTATCTATCGTTTCGCGCCAGGAACTTATTTGAATCGCTTCTACTGGACATCTGGACTCTGAAGGCCATGCTTTAATAAACTCATTGATAGCCGCATCGTTTCCACCTTCAAACAAGGCGTCACCCATGAACACAACTCTTTGGAAGCCTTTTTTCAATAATGTGCGTATTGGTTTGGTTTTATCTTCACCAACTATACCTATATCAAAAGATGTTTGGCCACCAAAGGTAATTTTTAGCTGTTTTTCATTTATCAAGGAGGACAACTCCTGATTAAGATGTTCTAAAACTTTTTTTCTGTAATCATTTGCTCGATCGAACGCTACGAAATTATCTCTGTTGTTTTTACCCTCTGTGTCCTCCTGCTCCATTCTGCCAATAGGGCATAGGTTTATCATTGATACTCTATCGACTATTCTTCCATCGCGTATCTTTAGCGAAGGTGGTAAGCGAAATTTTTCCATTTCTAAAGTTTCGGTCAATCTCTTTAATAAGTAATTATAATTGGCCTCGCCAAGATACTTCCTGAGGTTGAACTCTGAAACCAATTTGATTGACATCTCCTTAGAATAATCGCACTGATAATGCATAGCGCCGTTACTGAGAAAGGCGTCAAATTGTTTGCGAAAGCCGAGAGCATAAAGTGGTCTAAAAAACTGCTCTTGTAAAAGCGAGAGGTGACTCCCAGCGGCTACGAAAAAAGGAACGCGTAATCGGCCCAACACCTTCACCATTGATCTGGTAATCGGCTGACGGGGAGGCGTAAGAGTACTATCAATATCGAAGACTAAAACCGTTTTCATTATTTTTTGAGATATCATTATAACTTTCTTTAGGAGTTACTCCAACTCCTTTTCTCTCTGGAACACCGTAAGCAAGTCTACATGGGACAATACGCTCCTCTTTGTATTCTATCCGATGACATCATTTCCTCAATAGATTTTAAAATCACTTTCCTGGAAAATCTGACGATGGTTACCTCGGTGTTATACAGTGCGGTACCTAATTACTACCAGTGATATCCGAACCCTACACATATTCTACAACATCCCTATCCATTTTGTCAAGGATTAATTCTGAAACGGGTGGATGTAATAAATATGGGTAACTTTTTTTACCACAAAGGCACAAAGACATAATATTTTTAAGTTCCTTTAATAAATTTACTGCCCGACTCAAGCATCTTCTCTAACTTATGGTTATTATTTGTTTCAGCATAACATCTTATCACAGGCTCTGTTTGGGAAGCTCTTAGCGTTACCCAACTGCCGTCTTCAAGGATAAATTTATTTTCTGAGACAACTCTTTTTACAGCAATACCTGCAAATTCAGTTGGTGGATTATTTGTTAATTTCATTAAAAACAACTCTCTTTCTTTGTCTGTTACATAAAGACTCATCTTTTTATAAAAAAATGTACCAAATTCTGCGTAAAGTTCTTGCAAAATTTTACTTAAAGGTTTTTTTTCTACCGCCACCATTTCTGCCATCAAAAGGCAGCCTAAAATTCCATCCTTTTCCGGGATATGACCTTTAACCGCCATTCCACCGCTTTCTTCTCCTCCAATAATTGCCCCTTCCTGTATGGCTTCTCCTATATATTTAAATCCAATGGAGGTTTCAATAAGAGAGCAGTGGTATTTCTTACAGATAGCATCAACAAGATGCGTAACAGTTATAGTTTTGGCGACTTTGCCTTTCCATCCCTTTGTTTTTAAAAGATAGAAAAGAATCAGAGCAAAAACCTTATTGGGGTCAAGATAAATTCCTTTTTCATCAACAACTCCAAATCTATCCGCATCTCCATCCGTAGCCAGTCCCAGGTGAGCAGAGTTTTTGACTACAAGCTCAGCCGTATCTTTCAATGTTACTTCAGAAGGATCAGGCGGGCTACCTCCAAAAAGCGGGTCCATTTTTGTATTCAAGGCTATGCACTCACATCCTATCTCCTTAAAGATTCTCTCTAAATAGCCACATGCTGTACCATGCATAGGGTTGATTACTACCTTCAAATTAGCTTTTTTAAACAGATCGATATCAACCAGGGACTTCAGATATTTCAGATAGTCCTCCATTGGATCAATGAGACAAATTGATTTAGCCTCGATGCCTTGTTCATAAGAAATCTCTTTCACCTTTTTAAGAGGGAGAGAAAGGAAGCGTTCTTTAATCTCTTTATTAATAAGTGCGTATTTCCATCCCCCTTTTAGGGTGGAAAAACATTTCATTCCACTATACTCAGGAGGATTATGTGAAGCAGTAATATTAACACCACCACCGCTTTCTCTTTTTAACAATTCATAGGCAATAACAGGCGTAGGGGTTGGTCGATTAGTCATCCATACCTTAAGGCCATTTCCCGCTAATACAGAAGCCACTATTTGGGCAAACTTATCTGATAAGAATCTACTGTCGTAGCCAATCAC comes from the bacterium genome and includes:
- a CDS encoding phosphoglucomutase/phosphomannomutase family protein; this translates as MNQIRGQWHESHGWRTIIGDGFTFDSVRILAQAIADYIKERTKIKRDVVIGYDSRFLSDKFAQIVASVLAGNGLKVWMTNRPTPTPVIAYELLKRESGGGVNITASHNPPEYSGMKCFSTLKGGWKYALINKEIKERFLSLPLKKVKEISYEQGIEAKSICLIDPMEDYLKYLKSLVDIDLFKKANLKVVINPMHGTACGYLERIFKEIGCECIALNTKMDPLFGGSPPDPSEVTLKDTAELVVKNSAHLGLATDGDADRFGVVDEKGIYLDPNKVFALILFYLLKTKGWKGKVAKTITVTHLVDAICKKYHCSLIETSIGFKYIGEAIQEGAIIGGEESGGMAVKGHIPEKDGILGCLLMAEMVAVEKKPLSKILQELYAEFGTFFYKKMSLYVTDKERELFLMKLTNNPPTEFAGIAVKRVVSENKFILEDGSWVTLRASQTEPVIRCYAETNNNHKLEKMLESGSKFIKGT